One stretch of Novosphingobium pentaromativorans US6-1 DNA includes these proteins:
- a CDS encoding MarR family winged helix-turn-helix transcriptional regulator has translation MRRSFDQRAREIGVTRPQWQVLSVLSRREGIKQAELAEILEVEPITAGRMIDRMQDAGLVERRADPADRRAWRLFLTPQGQNRVGELGPLSEEISDLALTGVSDADQAQLYATLEIIRLNLSGKPAADDNAGK, from the coding sequence CGCCGTAGCTTCGACCAGCGCGCCCGGGAAATCGGCGTAACGCGGCCGCAGTGGCAGGTCCTTTCCGTTCTCAGTCGCCGGGAGGGTATCAAGCAGGCCGAACTTGCTGAAATTCTCGAGGTCGAGCCGATTACCGCCGGGCGCATGATCGACCGTATGCAGGACGCCGGGCTGGTCGAGCGTCGCGCCGATCCGGCAGACCGCCGCGCATGGCGTTTGTTCCTCACGCCGCAAGGCCAGAATCGCGTGGGCGAGTTGGGGCCCTTGTCCGAGGAAATATCCGATCTGGCGCTCACGGGCGTCAGCGATGCCGATCAAGCCCAGCTGTACGCTACACTGGAAATCATTCGGCTCAACCTGTCAGGCAAGCCAGCAGCGGACGATAACGCCGGCAAGTGA